GAAACAGAGGCTGTTAGACAGTATGGAGCTTGGATATGAATGTAATCACCCCACAAGGAGCGATGCCAGTTAGACCTTCAAAGGTGTTGTGTTCTTGTAGCTGGAGGTCTCAGACTGGAGCTCAGTGCAGTCCATCATCACCCTCACATTGGGACAATAATGCGGGTACCTGTACTGATACGGATGCCAGGACCTTTTCTTTCAGTCCAGCATGAAACATGAAGCACTCGTCAATAAGAGGCAGCTTGCGGTTTGGGCGTGGTGTTCCAAAAGCCATTCTCTGTGCCTTTGACCAGTAGACCAGCCTGAAGCCATCATGGTCAGGGTGAGGGGCGACAGCTGCACCACCCGAGACAACATCCACCCGACACCCGGCGGCTCTGACACCAACACCAAGTCGCTCATCAGACCTCTCATAGGTGTTTTTGGCTTCTTCCCCAGTCGATCCAGACAAACCCCGACAGAACAGCCCTCTTATCAAGACGCCTCAGACCTTCTCTGGGTTGAACAGATGTCTTCTTCTTTAATGAAGACTGCAGATATGAGTGCTCCCATGAAGACTTTTAAAAGCAGCTCCTTGGTCTCCTCTGATCTCCGTTAGCCAGtgagctgacaggaagtaaacctCCACTGCCTTTATCCACCGCCAGCCTCAGAATGTGCAGCGTGGAAAGGGACCATGGCTTTGATTTGaaaactcatttaaaatgtgtaatttaaaacTACTCCTGAACCTTTTGGTTGATATGAGAGAGACGACCAAAGAGAACCTGGTTTGAGTTTGGACGTGTCAGGTTGTTCTAAAGGTCAGGGGTCGTCACTGAGAGTTCACCTCTATCAGTCTTTCTTTGGTTtcttgattattttcattatggatgcTAGTCCTACTGTTGTTGCTCCTACTACTGCTCCTATTACTGCTCCTACTACTATTACTGGTCCTGCTACCACTCCCActcccactgctgctgctgctgctgctgctgctgctgctcctaaTACTACTCCTACTCCTGCTCCTACTAATATTCCTACTCCTGCTCCAATCAATAAATAACGCTTCAATCTTTTCCATACTTTCTCTCTGACGTCACCATCGCCACCCTGCCGGTTCCTTTCTTCCCTAAAGAACGTCTCAGCCATCCTGAACATGTCATCAGTATAGTGTTGTCCACCATTAGCTGTGACCATCTCATCTACTTTGTTCAGGAAGCCTCTAACctgctctctcttcctgttggctTTGTTGTCAAACACACAGTATCTACCACCACACATGGAGACCAGATATGACACCTGACGGTTGGACCAGATCATCTCCTCCATGGTCTGGTGGTCTCTCAGCTCGTCTCCATGAGTGAAAAGCACCATGGAGTACTTTAAAGCCTCACTGCTGAACAGTTTCTGAAGAAGCTCAAACAGTTTGAGGTCTGCTTTGGAGATTCTGCCTATTCTGACCACAATGATGAAGGCATGAGGTCCTGGACTGGCCTCTACTAACATCTTCATGATCTCCAGGTACAGCTGTTCAGGAGTCAGAACTTCATCAGTGAACCCTGGAGTGTCCACCACTGTGACCTTACAACCCTCCACCCCGGctgactcacaaacacactcagtacTGACTGAATCAAAGCCACCAGCTGATTTAAACTTCTCAGATCTTAAGATGGTGTTTCCTGAAGAACTTTTTCCAGCTCCAGGTAGACCGAGCAGGACGAGCCTCCTTTCTTTGGAAGCATCAGctggaagagagaaaacacataaaaacagaagagtTTACCTTCTCATCACTACAGTCTGCAGAGTGAAGGGAACACGTCAGTAGAACATCTcctaaataaagaaatgtgtctGAAACACTTTAacccagagacagagacacatccAGAGGACACGAGGGGTTAAACGTTTAAAGGTCATTAAGAGGTCACAGCTCATGGTGCAGAAACACTCTGTGGATCTTTGTTTC
This is a stretch of genomic DNA from Anoplopoma fimbria isolate UVic2021 breed Golden Eagle Sablefish unplaced genomic scaffold, Afim_UVic_2022 Un_contig_11454_pilon_pilon, whole genome shotgun sequence. It encodes these proteins:
- the LOC129115279 gene encoding GTPase IMAP family member 8-like; amino-acid sequence: MNPDQPPDLTIVLMGKAGVGKSASANTILGQNKFESKMSWKPVTKEISEEKGKVFGKQISVVDTPGILDTEENKEKIKKFCQELLQSRRPCLFLVVLRVGRFTEEDQKSVTAAMEVLGRKGLRKSYLLFTGGDDLKNTSLEDFISQGKGKGLLPDVVGRFAGASHLFNNEVDDGEQVRELLLKSGHLTTQNQADSPADASKERRLVLLGLPGAGKSSSGNTILRSEKFKSAGGFDSVSTECVCESAGVEGCKVTVVDTPGFTDEVLTPEQLYLEIMKMLVEASPGPHAFIIVVRIGRISKADLKLFELLQKLFSSEALKYSMVLFTHGDELRDHQTMEEMIWSNRQVSYLVSMCGGRYCVFDNKANRKREQVRGFLNKVDEMVTANGGQHYTDDMFRMAETFFREERNRQGGDGDVREKVWKRLKRYLLIGAGVGILVGAGVGVVLGAAAAAAAAAAVGVGVVAGPVIVVGAVIGAVVGATTVGLASIMKIIKKPKKD